Genomic window (Chryseobacterium bernardetii):
TTCTCATCGCCTGAATCAGGCCGATTTCATATTTTCCCTTCGCTGGAAATCTGTAATTTATTTTATACTGAAACAACGTTTCTTTTGTGTCACCAAAGCCCGTACCAAGCCATTCTCCGTTTGGCTTTGCTAAAATATAGTTCAGGGTATCAGTCTCCTTTTTTTTGTTTTGAAGGTTGGTGAAATTTACAATAAACCTTATATTGCTGTAAGGGTAATTATTGTTATTTCTTACGACAAATATAATATTTTTAGGATTCTGCGGATCTGAAATTTCAAGATTAAATTTTTGTTCACTTTTCTTATTCCACTTATTGTCAACGGAATTCATGATAACATCTTCTCCTGAAGAAGAGGTACAGCTAAAGAAAAGGATAAAGGTGAATAATCCTAAAATGTTACGCATTTTTATCTTTTTTTGGAGGATATTTCTTTTTAAATTTTTTCTTGTTCGGATTGCCTTGCTGAGCTTTATCTGTATCAGGATTACTTTCAGCTCTTACCTTTTCCACAGGTGCTTTTTGTTGCTGTTGCGGTTTTGGCTGTCTTGGCTGGTTTCCGGAATTGGCATTAGGGTTTTCTGGTTTTTCAGATCTGTTAGGTTTTTCCTGTCTTTCAGTTCTGTTTTTCTTTTGCCCTTGTCCTTGCCCCTGATTTTGATTATTATTCTGCTTATTCTGGTTGTTCCTGTTTCTGTTGTTCCTGTTTTTCTTCTCGAAGCGATCCACATTGTTTTCCTGGATCAGGTCAATGCTTTGAGAGGATGTTTCAGGCTGCTTCAATTCTTCCAGAGGAAGTATTTTTTCTCCTCTTTTGTTTTTTGAAATCAGTTTTTTAACAAGATCAATGTCGAAATCATACCAAGCAATGGAGTTTTCTACATAAGCAAACCACATTTTCTTTTTGAAGACATCTATTTTAATACAGAAGGCTTTTCCTTTTTCTGTTTCCAGCGTGGTGGAAGAAGATGGGAAGTTGCTTAATGCATCCAGGTAGCTGTCAAGCTCATAATTAAGGCAGCATTTAAGCTTACCGCATTGTCCTGCAAGTTTCTGGGGGTTAATGCTTAACTGTTGGTATCTTGCCACGTTGGTATTTACAGATCTGAAGTCTGTAAGCCATGTAGAACAGCAAAGCTCACGTCCGCAGGAACCAATTCCGCCTACTTTAGCCGCTTCCTGTCTGAACCCGATTTGTTTCATATCGATCTTGGTTCTGAAAGCTCCGGCATAATCTTTAATCAGCTGTCTGAAATCTATTCGGTTATCAGCTGTATAATAGAACGTTATTTTTGAAGAATCTCCCTGATATTCAACATCAGTTACCTTCATTTCAAGACCTAATCTCTGGGCAATTTTTCTTGCTTCGAGCTTTACAGCGTCCTCTTTTTTTCTTGCTTCCTGCCATACCTCAAGATCCTTTTGGTTGGCCTGTCTGTATATTTTAAGTGCTGATTCTTCAGAAAATTTTTTCTTTTTCATCTGAATCTTTACTAATTCTCCCGTAAGGCTTACTACGCCTACATCGTGTCCCGGACTAGATTCTACTGTAATTACGCTACCTATATGTAAAGGAATATTATTTACATTCTTATAAAACGATTTTCTGTCATTTTTAAATCTAACTTCTACAAAATCACACCTGTTTGGTGCCGGATTGTTGATGTTAGAAAGCCAGTCAAAAACACTTAATTTATAACTATTCCCGCAGGTATTTACATTTTCACAGCCATTTGCGGTTTTTTTAGGACCACAAGAATGTGCAGAATCGCCGGATGTTTTGCATCCACAACTCATATTACTATTATTTATAATCTTGCAAATTTATGTATTTTTATCTTTATGCAATTCTAAAATACTTAAATAACCTGAATTCCGGGTAAAACATTTTTATATTTTAGTAAAGATATGAAGAGCATGTTCTGAAGAAGGCGTGTTCAAAAGGTTTATTAAACCGGTTTTGATGATTTCAAAATGCTGGGTTTCCCGAAGGATTTACTGTTGGCCACTTTAACATTTTTTCAAATTTTTACTTCTCTCGTTGTTTTGAAAGCTGATAATTCACTTGTGTTAAACATTTGTTTAAGATTAAACGATTTCATCCATTCCTTATTTGTGTTTCTATAAGATATTGTTAATTACTTATTTGTGGTTTGTTATGTTTAGAATGCTATTTTAAACATAGTTTTCTTTTTGCATATTGTTTAAAATGTTAGGAAATATTAACAGGTGTATTCAAAATAATTTTATATTTGGGTTATATAATAATAGTCTATGAAAAAAATATTAGTATCAACTGCTTTATTGGCGGGCGTTTTATCTTACGCAGGAGGCTTCAGGGTTTCTCTGCAGGGGGTAAAGCAATTGGCAATGGCGCATACTAGTGCTCATGCCGAAGATGCAAGTGTTGCATTCTTCAACCCGGCAGGTATGTCATTTATTCCTTCCAGGCTGAGTGTAGTGGCAGGAGGGTTTGGTGCAAGTAATAAAGTTACTTTTCAAAACTTAAATACTTTGCAGAGTACAGAGACGGATAACCCTCTGGGAACTCCGGTCTATGCAGCAATTACTTATAAACCAATTGAAAAGCTATCTGTAGGTTTCAGTTTTTCAACACCTTTCGGAAGTACGATTAAATGGCCGGATAACTGGGAAGGTAAGGAGATGGTACAGAAAATGGAGCTGAAGAGTTATTATTTCCAGCCGATGGTCTCTGTAAAGCTGGCTCCCTGGTTAGCTTTTGGGGCGAGTTACATCTATGCAAGAGGAAAAGTAGACTGGGATAAAGCTGTAACCCAATTTAACGGACAGGTAAACATTAATGACGAAAAAGCAAGCGGACACGGATATGGATTTGGTTTCTATTTCAGACCTGATCCGAAATTGGATGTGAGTATTGCTTACCGCTCAGCAATTGATATGAAGGCTAAAAACGGAACGGCTACATTCAAGTTCCCGACTCAGACACCATATTCATTATTAAAATTAAATGCTGCAGGACAGGACGGGTTCTCGGCAACACTTCCATTAGTTGAAGAATATACAATTGGTTTAACATACAAAGTGACACCAAAATGGCAGGTTTCTGCTGATTTCAACTATCATGGATGGGAGAGATACAGCAGGCTCGTTCTGGATTTTGATAATGCGCCGCTTGCAACTAATAATCCATCAGATCCTACAATACTTGTTAATCCTAAGAACTTTAAAAACTCTAAAACTTTCAGATTAGGAACTCAGTATGCATTCACTGATATGATCTATGGACGTTTAGGTGCATATTATGATGAGTCTCCTTATTCTAATGAAAACTTCATACCGGAAACACCTTCTTTTGATACATATGTAATTACAGGTGGGGTAGGATTTAAACTGAAGCAGTTTGGAGTTGACATTGCAGGAGGATATGCAATGCCTCAGTATAGAAACGTAAATAATGCTAACCTTGGATTCTACGGACAAGCAAAAGCAAGAGCGTTCTATTTTGGTCTAGGTTTATCTTATAATCCTTTTTAATTTAAAAGACTATGAAAAAAATTATAATATCAACAATAGCAGTTTCTGCACTTCTTTTTACCGTAACAAGCTGTAAGACGGATTTTGATACGGATGTAAAAGATATACAGGTGTCAAAAGGAAGTGCTGATTTCTCAAAATATGTTGCTTTAGGAAATTCACTTACTTCGGGCTATAGAGATGGAGCGCTTTATATAGACGGACAAAATGAATCTTATCCATCTATGATTGCTCAGCAAATGAAACTTGTAGGTGGAGGAGAGTTTAAGCAGCCTTTAATGGGAGATAATAACGGAGGATTACTTCTTCCTCTGGGAGGCAGTGCTACACTTCAGATTCAAGATACAAAGCTTTATATAAAAGGTTTTGTTGATGGAGCTCCTGATATTGGTCCGGTTAATAATAATAAGGCCGCTAATTTAGTAACCAATTTTGTGAAAGGACCCTTCAATAATATGGGAGTTCCGGGAGCAAAGGTCGCTCATTTATTAGCACCGAAATATGGTGATGTTGCGGGAATCGCAACAAAAACGGCGAACCCTTATTTTGTAAGATTTGCTTCTTCACCTAATGTATCAGTAATTGATGATTTTGTTAGTCAAAATCCTACATTCTTCTCATTATGGATTGGAAATAATGATGCTTTATTGTATGCCTTGGCAGGTGCAGACAGTTCTATTGAAACTTTAACACCTCCTGCTCAGTTTAAAACATATTATGATCTGCTGATTTCCAAAATTGAAGCAACAAAAGCTAAGGGAGTTATTGCCAATATTCCAAGTGTAACTTCTATTCCTTCTTTAACAACAATTCCAACCAATCCTTTAACCTCTGCTGTTTTAGGAAAAGGAAACGTTGCCGTTGGAGAAGCAACAATCGATGACTTAAATAAGAATGTGTATGGGCCATTAAGCCAAATCTTAACAGCATTAGGTGCAGGAGACAGAATTAAACCTCTTTCTAAAACAGCAGCCAATCCATTGTTGATTAAAGATGAAAGTATTCCCAATTTAGGACCGCAAATCACTGCAGCTGCAGCTGGTTCCGGAAATCCAACTTTAGTGATGCTTGCTGCTTATCTTGGTGCTACTTATGGACAAGCAAGACAGGCCAAGGCAGGAGATCTTGTTCCTTTAACAACAAAAGCAGCCATTGGTACACTTGAGACCCTTCCTGCAGGTATTCCGGCATCACTTGGAGCCAGAGGGATAGCTTACCCATTTGCGGATAAGTATATTCTGATTCCGTCTGAAATTAAAGAAATTAATGATGCTATTGATGCTTACAACGTAACAATAAAGGCTGCAGCAACAGCAAAAGGATATGCTTTTGTGGATGCAAATGCTAAACTTAAACAATTGGCAGCAGACTCGGGAATTTCTTGGGATGGTGTAAAATATACAGCTAAATTTGTTTCAGGAGGAGCATTCTCTCTGGATGGGGTTCACTTAACAGGTAGAGGGTATGGTGTTATTGCCAACGAATTTATTACCGCAATTAATGCAACTTATAATTCGTCATTACCTCTTGTAGACCCTAATAAATACTCGGGAGTTACACTACCATAATTATTGATTAAATAAAAACTTAAAAACCACAGGAGTAAATCTTGTGGTTTTTTTTTAAATTTGCAAAATCTTTTAAAAAGTAAAAATGGCCGATCAGTTAAGTTATCTATTTTGTACAAGAACCAGCAGGGACTTGGCAGAGAAAATTGCCCAGAGTTATGGGAAAGAATTAGGAAAAATCAACTTTCAGGAGTTCAGCGACGGGGAATTTGAGCCTGTTTTGGACGAATCTGTAAGAGGTGGAAGAGTTTTCCTAATCGGATCTACATTCCCGCCTGCAGACAATCTTTTAGAACTTCTTCTAATGATTGATGCAGCAAAAAGAGCTTCTGCAAAGAGCATTACCGTTGTAATTCCTTACTTCGGGCTTGCCAGACAGGACAGAAAAGACAAACCAAGAGCGCCGATCGGTGCCAAGTTAGTTGCTAACCTTCTTACAGCAGCGGGAGCAACAAGAGTAATGACAATGGATCTTCATGCAGATCAGATTCAGGGATTCTTCGAAATTCCGGTAGATCATCTTTATGCTTCTACTATTTTCGTAGATTACATCAAATCTTTAAATCTTGATAATCTTACGATTGCTTCTCCGGATATGGGAGGGGCAAAAAGAGCAAAAAACTATGCCGGTCACTTAGGAGCAGAAGTAGTAATTGCTTATAAAGAAAGAAAAAAAGCAAACGTTGTAGAAGAGATGTTCCTTATTGGAGATGTTACAGGTAAGAACGTAATTCTTATTGATGACATGATTGATACTGCAGGAACGCTTTGCAAAGCAGCTGATATCCTGATTGAGAAAGGAGCAAAAACAGTAAGAGCTATGGCTACTCACGGAGTGCTTTCAGGAAAGGCTTACGAGAATATTGAGAACTCAAAAATATTGGAAGTTATTGTAACTGACTCAATTCCTGTTAAAAATAATTTGTCATCTAAAATAAAAGTGCTATCTTGCGCCCCATTATTTGCGGACGTTATGACAATGGTTCATGAGCACAAATCAATCAGTAGCAAGTTTGTTATTTAATTGATTTTGAATAGTTTACAAATTAAATTAAGAACAATTTTTTAAATTTTTTATAAATGAAATCTATTACAATTCAAGGTACAAAAAGAGAAAGCGTGGGCAAAAAGTCTACAAAAGCTTTACGTGATGCTGAATTAGTTCCTTGTGTTGTTTATGGAGGTGAGGCACCTTTAAACTTCTCTGCTGAAGAGAACGCTTTCAAAGGATTAGTATACACTCCTGAAGCACACACGGTATCTATTGAAGTTGACGGACAAACAATTCCAGCTGTTCTTCAGGATATTCAGTTCCACCCAATTACAGACAAAATTCTTCACGTTGACTTCTACCAGTTATCTGACGATAAGCCAGTTATTATGGAAGTTCCAGTAAGAATTACAGGACGTTCTAAAGGTGTTGTTGCTGGTGGTGTTTTACGTCAGTCTTTCAGAAAGCTAAAAGTAAAAGCTATCCCTGCTAACCTACCTGACGAGATCGTTGTTGACGTTACTCCATTAAGAATCGGTAACAAACTTTACATCGGTGGTATCAAAACTGAAGGATATTCTTTCATGCACCCGGACAATGCAGTAGTAGTTGCTGTTAAGATGTCTAGAAATGCAATGAAAGGAGGTGCAGCTGCAATGGATGATGAAGATGAAGAAGAAGTTGCAACTGAAGAAGGAGCAGCTCCAGCAGAAGAAACTGCAGCAGAATAAGAATTGCTTATTTAAACAATATAGAACCCGTCTTTTTTTGACGGGTTTTTTTTATTTGTAATATTTCAGGATAAGCTATAAGTAATTTTACTTTTTATCTTTTGCTTCATTAGCTTCGCTCACTATTTCTCATTGAATATTTCTATCAACTGACAAGTATCAGGCTATATCTTCATGCTTCCTTTCGGAAAAAAAGCCGTAAATTTGAAGAGTTCTAAATAAGGGCGTTTTAATTTAAAAAATAAATAAATGTTTGACATTCAGGAAATAAGAAGCCAGTTTTCTATATTGGACAGAGAAGTGAATGGTAAACCGTTGGTTTATCTGGATAATGCAGCTACATCTCAAAAGCCAAATTCGGTTTTGGACGTCTGTCACGCATATTATACGGAGCTTAATGCCAATGTTCACAGAGGAATCCATACATTAAGCCAACTCGCAACAGAAGAAATGGAACTTTCCAGAAGGAAGATCCAGAAGTTCATTAATGCAGAACATGATTTCGAAGTTATATTTACAAAAGGAACAACGGAAGGATTGAACCTTATCTCTTATATTTTAACGCAAAAATTGCAAAAAGACGATGAGATTATTATTTCTTACCTGGAGCATCACTCCAATATTGTTCCATGGCAGTTGCTTTGTGAAAGAACCGGGGCAAAACTTCGTGTGATTCCTATTGACGAAAACGGAGTTCTTCAGTTAGATTATTTTGATAATTTTTTAAGTGAAAAAACAAAGGTAGTTTCTGTTAATCAGGTTTCCAATGCATTGGGAATTGTAAACCCTATTGAGGAAATCATTGCCAGAACAAGAAAGAATACGGATGCTTATGTTGTTATTGATGGAGCACAGTCTGCCCCTCACTTCAATATTGATGTTCAGAAACTGGATTGCGATTTCTTTGTATTCTCGGGACATAAAATGTATGCTCCTATGGGAACGGGAATTTTATACGGAAAGCGTGAGATATTGGAAGCTTTACCGCCATTCCATGGAGGTGGAGAGATGATTGCAACATGTTCTTTTGAAGGGACAACCTACGCAGGGTTGCCATTTAAATATGAAGCCGGAACGCCCAATGTAGGCGGTAATATTGCTCTGGGAGCAGCTGTTGATTTTATGAACAGGGTAGGGCATGAGAATATTCAGAACCATGAAAATGCTTTATTGGAATATGCTCAAAGACATCTTTTAGAAATTGAAGGTCTGAAAGTATATGGTGAAAAAGCGAAGAGAACAGGAGTTGTTTCCTTTAATCTGGAAGGAATAGGGATTTCTTCCGACGTAGGAATGATCCTGGATAAAATGGGTATTGCTGTAAGAACCGGACATCACTGTACGCAGCCTATCATGGAGTTCTTTAACATTGCCGGTACGGTAAGAGCCAGCTTTGCTGTTTACAATACCTTTGAAGAAATTGATCTTTTAGTGGAAGGCGTTAAAAAAGCCCAGAGAATGCTGAGTTAATGATCTATAGTATAAATATAATAAAGCCCTGCCAATAATGACAGGGCTTCTTTATGATCTGAACTTTCATTGTGAAAGTTAATTCTTGTTTTAAAGAGTAGGTTTCCAGTCAACAACTGCTCTGATAAATGCCTCAGCATTTTCGACAGGAACATTAGGAAGGATTCCGTGTCCTAAATTGGCAATATATCTGTCTTTTCCGAAACGGTTAATCATTTCATTCACCATCTTTTTGATTGTTTCAGGAGTTGAGTGCAGCCTTGCAGGATCAAAATTCCCTTGCAGAGTCATCGTATGGTTAGTTAATGTCCTTGCGAATTCCGGCTTAATAGTCCAGTCAACACCAAGGGCAGAGGCTTTAGACATGGTCATGTCTTCCAATGCAAACCAGCATCCTTTTCCGAATACGACCACATGGGTAAGAGGGCTTAATGCTTCAACGATCTGGTTGATATACTGCCATGAGAATTCCTGATAATCGCTAGGTGAAAGCATTCCACCCCAGGAATCAAAAATCTGTACTGCAGAAACCCCTTTTTCTACTTTTCTCTTAAGGTAAGCAATTGTAGTATCAGTAATCTTTTGAAGTAATAAATGAGCAGCTTCAGGCTGTTGGAAGCAGAAAGATTTAGCAATATCAAAAGCTTTACTTCCTTTTCCTTCCACACAGTAGCAAAGGATAGTCCACGGAGAACCGGCAAAACCGATCAGTGGGATTTCATTGTCTAATTTCTGTAGTGTTAATTCAATAGCATCAAAAACGTATCCTAAAGTATCATTCACATCCGGAGTTTCAATATTCTGAACCTGTTCCATTGTTCTGATCGGGGTATCCAACCAAGGCCCAACAGATTCTTTCATCTTGAAATCAATCCCCATAGCCTGAGGAACTACCAAAATATCAGAAAACAGGATCGCTGCGTCTAAAGGAAATCTGCGGATAGGCTGTAGTGTAATTTCAGCAGCAAGTTCAGGGGTCTGGCATCTTGTAAAGAAATCATACTGGTCTCTTAAAGCAATGAATTCCGGCAGATATCTTCCAGCCTGCCTCATCATCCAGACAGGAGGTCTTTCAACGGTTTCTCCGCGAAGTGCTTTTAAATATAGGTCGTTTTTTATCATAATCTATTTAAACTAATATCACCGTGTAAATCCGGTAACAGATATTCTAAAATTGGTTCACGATTTCCTGTCTTATCAGCTCGAAAACAGAGCTCAGCGTATTTTCTTCAGACGTAAAAATATTCTCGTGAGTATAATTTCTCAATTCCCCTGAGGTAGTTTCTCCAATCGAAAACAGCTTCATATCTTTCAGGGAATTTTGCTTTGCAAAACTACGAACTCCGCTTGGACTAAAAAATACTGCAGCATGATATTTTTCAGGAATTAAAGGATTGATTTCCTCGGTATTGTAGATCGTAATCTTTTTATATTTAATATTTTGAAGCGGAAGCTCCTTGTCTAGGACATTGATGGCAAGATTGCCACAGAAGTGGAGAAACTTTTCATGTTGGCAGTTCCCTATTATAAATCGGGAAAGAGCATCAGCATTCCGTAATACTTTAAATGTCCCAAAACCATGTTTTCTTAGTGCTTTCTTCGTTTTTTCACCCACGCAGTAGATCTTGTTGTAGTTTTTAGCCGTGAAATTTTCATTAGGCTTAAATCTGTTTTTGAAAAAAGCAGCAACACCATTTACGCTGGTAAAGATCAGTGAATAGTTTTTCAGATCAAACGGACTGATCAGAATAGGTTTGGTCTTAATTACCTCAACGCAGTCCACCGAAATATCCTCTCCTAATTCTTTGGATATTGTTGCCTGGTCTATATTTTTGGTAAATAAGATTTTCATGTCTGTAGGATTAGAATATGAAAAGATGTTACAAAAGAATTTGAAATCTAAATAATCTTAGATCTGGCTTTTGATTTCTGCCATTAATTCTTTCCCGCCATTTTCAAGCACTACTTTTGCAAATTTCTCTCCAAAATTTTCTGTAGCGTTGTATTCGAAGTTCTCATCAAGAGCAATGCAGTTTTTACCATCCAGCGAGCACAATGCTGCTGTAAAGCGGATCTGATCCTCAATGATTTCTGCAAAAGCTCCGATAGGCGCTGTACATCCTCCCTCTAAAGTGCTCAGGAAGTTTCTTTCGATTTCTACACAGATCTGAGTAGGTTGGTGGTTGATCTGCTTCAGGATTTCATTGATCTCCGGCTTGTCAGAATGTCCTGCAACGGCAATAACACCCTGGGATGGGGCAGAAATCATTACCGGAAGCATTTCATAATCAATTTCCATTTTCATCCTTTTAATGCCGGCCAACGATAGGATAGTGGCATCAAAGTCTCCATCTTCAAGTTTTTGAAGACGGGTCTGTATATTTCCACGGATATCTGAAAATTCAGTGTTCGGGAAGTGTCTTAACCAGAAAGCTCTTCTTCTCAGGCTGCTTGTGGCAAGCTTCAGTTCATGAAGTTCTTTGTTTTTTGCAGATTCTTTTCTGATCAGAATATCCTGAGGATAATCTCTTTCCAGGTAAGCTACCATCTCAATATTCTGAGGCAACAGAGTAGGGACATCTTTTAAAGAGTGAACAGCAATATCAATCTCATCATTCAATAAGGCTACATCAAGGTCTCTTGTGAAAACCCCGGTAATTCCCAGTGAATATAAGGGCTGATTAAGGTTCTTATCGCCAGAAGAAACGATAGGAACAATTTCCGTTAAATAATTGTTGTTCTGAAGGTGCCTCGCAACCTCTCTAGCCTGCCAAAGTGCAAGTGCGGAATTTCTTGTTCCGATTCTAATGCTTTTCATTGAATTCGTTGTTTGGTTGTTCAACTAATATTTCGTGCATTAATTTACTAATTTCTTCGGCTTTTAAAGGATTATCGATGATATATTTTGCAAAACGGTTGGTAATTTTCTGGATCATTTTATCAGAAAGTTCCATGTCCGTAATGTCTATATATTTATTTTTCTTGTAAAAATTATGCATTTCATTGCGTTCCATGTTCTTTAAGACTGCTTTGAAATGATGAATGTTGGGTGCCAGTTTTCTCTTTTTCTCCCATTCAATGAAGTCTTTCATCAGTTCTTTAATGATCTTCTCTGCTTTAGGAATTTCTTTTTCCCTTTGCTGGATTGTTTCCTGAATCTGTTTTGAAAGCTCATCAACATCAATTAAGGTTACATTCTTATTTTCTGTAACATTCTTTTCAACATTGTGAGGAATAGAAAGGTCTATCACCAGTGTTTCCTTTCCGTTCGGGAAATGCGATTGGTTGATGATGGGGTGTTTGGCCCCGGTAGCTACAATAAGAATATCCGTGTTTTTTAATTCCTTGTCAACATCAGCATAATCAACGTGAGGAATATTATATTTCTGGGAAATTTTCTCAGCTTTCTCCTGAGTTCTGTTGGCGATTTTAATTTTTGGCTGATAAACATGCTTTACCAGGTTTTCAACCGTATTTTGTCCAATCTCACCTACACCAAGAAGAAGAATATTCTTTTCA
Coding sequences:
- a CDS encoding gliding motility lipoprotein GldH yields the protein MRNILGLFTFILFFSCTSSSGEDVIMNSVDNKWNKKSEQKFNLEISDPQNPKNIIFVVRNNNNYPYSNIRFIVNFTNLQNKKKETDTLNYILAKPNGEWLGTGFGDTKETLFQYKINYRFPAKGKYEIGLIQAMRNDNLPGIEDVGIKIETAKP
- a CDS encoding PSP1 domain-containing protein — translated: MSCGCKTSGDSAHSCGPKKTANGCENVNTCGNSYKLSVFDWLSNINNPAPNRCDFVEVRFKNDRKSFYKNVNNIPLHIGSVITVESSPGHDVGVVSLTGELVKIQMKKKKFSEESALKIYRQANQKDLEVWQEARKKEDAVKLEARKIAQRLGLEMKVTDVEYQGDSSKITFYYTADNRIDFRQLIKDYAGAFRTKIDMKQIGFRQEAAKVGGIGSCGRELCCSTWLTDFRSVNTNVARYQQLSINPQKLAGQCGKLKCCLNYELDSYLDALSNFPSSSTTLETEKGKAFCIKIDVFKKKMWFAYVENSIAWYDFDIDLVKKLISKNKRGEKILPLEELKQPETSSQSIDLIQENNVDRFEKKNRNNRNRNNQNKQNNNQNQGQGQGQKKNRTERQEKPNRSEKPENPNANSGNQPRQPKPQQQQKAPVEKVRAESNPDTDKAQQGNPNKKKFKKKYPPKKDKNA
- a CDS encoding OmpP1/FadL family transporter — encoded protein: MKKILVSTALLAGVLSYAGGFRVSLQGVKQLAMAHTSAHAEDASVAFFNPAGMSFIPSRLSVVAGGFGASNKVTFQNLNTLQSTETDNPLGTPVYAAITYKPIEKLSVGFSFSTPFGSTIKWPDNWEGKEMVQKMELKSYYFQPMVSVKLAPWLAFGASYIYARGKVDWDKAVTQFNGQVNINDEKASGHGYGFGFYFRPDPKLDVSIAYRSAIDMKAKNGTATFKFPTQTPYSLLKLNAAGQDGFSATLPLVEEYTIGLTYKVTPKWQVSADFNYHGWERYSRLVLDFDNAPLATNNPSDPTILVNPKNFKNSKTFRLGTQYAFTDMIYGRLGAYYDESPYSNENFIPETPSFDTYVITGGVGFKLKQFGVDIAGGYAMPQYRNVNNANLGFYGQAKARAFYFGLGLSYNPF
- a CDS encoding SGNH/GDSL hydrolase family protein; its protein translation is MKKIIISTIAVSALLFTVTSCKTDFDTDVKDIQVSKGSADFSKYVALGNSLTSGYRDGALYIDGQNESYPSMIAQQMKLVGGGEFKQPLMGDNNGGLLLPLGGSATLQIQDTKLYIKGFVDGAPDIGPVNNNKAANLVTNFVKGPFNNMGVPGAKVAHLLAPKYGDVAGIATKTANPYFVRFASSPNVSVIDDFVSQNPTFFSLWIGNNDALLYALAGADSSIETLTPPAQFKTYYDLLISKIEATKAKGVIANIPSVTSIPSLTTIPTNPLTSAVLGKGNVAVGEATIDDLNKNVYGPLSQILTALGAGDRIKPLSKTAANPLLIKDESIPNLGPQITAAAAGSGNPTLVMLAAYLGATYGQARQAKAGDLVPLTTKAAIGTLETLPAGIPASLGARGIAYPFADKYILIPSEIKEINDAIDAYNVTIKAAATAKGYAFVDANAKLKQLAADSGISWDGVKYTAKFVSGGAFSLDGVHLTGRGYGVIANEFITAINATYNSSLPLVDPNKYSGVTLP
- a CDS encoding ribose-phosphate pyrophosphokinase yields the protein MADQLSYLFCTRTSRDLAEKIAQSYGKELGKINFQEFSDGEFEPVLDESVRGGRVFLIGSTFPPADNLLELLLMIDAAKRASAKSITVVIPYFGLARQDRKDKPRAPIGAKLVANLLTAAGATRVMTMDLHADQIQGFFEIPVDHLYASTIFVDYIKSLNLDNLTIASPDMGGAKRAKNYAGHLGAEVVIAYKERKKANVVEEMFLIGDVTGKNVILIDDMIDTAGTLCKAADILIEKGAKTVRAMATHGVLSGKAYENIENSKILEVIVTDSIPVKNNLSSKIKVLSCAPLFADVMTMVHEHKSISSKFVI
- a CDS encoding 50S ribosomal protein L25/general stress protein Ctc, whose protein sequence is MKSITIQGTKRESVGKKSTKALRDAELVPCVVYGGEAPLNFSAEENAFKGLVYTPEAHTVSIEVDGQTIPAVLQDIQFHPITDKILHVDFYQLSDDKPVIMEVPVRITGRSKGVVAGGVLRQSFRKLKVKAIPANLPDEIVVDVTPLRIGNKLYIGGIKTEGYSFMHPDNAVVVAVKMSRNAMKGGAAAMDDEDEEEVATEEGAAPAEETAAE
- a CDS encoding cysteine desulfurase — encoded protein: MFDIQEIRSQFSILDREVNGKPLVYLDNAATSQKPNSVLDVCHAYYTELNANVHRGIHTLSQLATEEMELSRRKIQKFINAEHDFEVIFTKGTTEGLNLISYILTQKLQKDDEIIISYLEHHSNIVPWQLLCERTGAKLRVIPIDENGVLQLDYFDNFLSEKTKVVSVNQVSNALGIVNPIEEIIARTRKNTDAYVVIDGAQSAPHFNIDVQKLDCDFFVFSGHKMYAPMGTGILYGKREILEALPPFHGGGEMIATCSFEGTTYAGLPFKYEAGTPNVGGNIALGAAVDFMNRVGHENIQNHENALLEYAQRHLLEIEGLKVYGEKAKRTGVVSFNLEGIGISSDVGMILDKMGIAVRTGHHCTQPIMEFFNIAGTVRASFAVYNTFEEIDLLVEGVKKAQRMLS
- the hemE gene encoding uroporphyrinogen decarboxylase, which codes for MIKNDLYLKALRGETVERPPVWMMRQAGRYLPEFIALRDQYDFFTRCQTPELAAEITLQPIRRFPLDAAILFSDILVVPQAMGIDFKMKESVGPWLDTPIRTMEQVQNIETPDVNDTLGYVFDAIELTLQKLDNEIPLIGFAGSPWTILCYCVEGKGSKAFDIAKSFCFQQPEAAHLLLQKITDTTIAYLKRKVEKGVSAVQIFDSWGGMLSPSDYQEFSWQYINQIVEALSPLTHVVVFGKGCWFALEDMTMSKASALGVDWTIKPEFARTLTNHTMTLQGNFDPARLHSTPETIKKMVNEMINRFGKDRYIANLGHGILPNVPVENAEAFIRAVVDWKPTL
- a CDS encoding uroporphyrinogen-III synthase, coding for MKILFTKNIDQATISKELGEDISVDCVEVIKTKPILISPFDLKNYSLIFTSVNGVAAFFKNRFKPNENFTAKNYNKIYCVGEKTKKALRKHGFGTFKVLRNADALSRFIIGNCQHEKFLHFCGNLAINVLDKELPLQNIKYKKITIYNTEEINPLIPEKYHAAVFFSPSGVRSFAKQNSLKDMKLFSIGETTSGELRNYTHENIFTSEENTLSSVFELIRQEIVNQF
- the hemC gene encoding hydroxymethylbilane synthase, coding for MKSIRIGTRNSALALWQAREVARHLQNNNYLTEIVPIVSSGDKNLNQPLYSLGITGVFTRDLDVALLNDEIDIAVHSLKDVPTLLPQNIEMVAYLERDYPQDILIRKESAKNKELHELKLATSSLRRRAFWLRHFPNTEFSDIRGNIQTRLQKLEDGDFDATILSLAGIKRMKMEIDYEMLPVMISAPSQGVIAVAGHSDKPEINEILKQINHQPTQICVEIERNFLSTLEGGCTAPIGAFAEIIEDQIRFTAALCSLDGKNCIALDENFEYNATENFGEKFAKVVLENGGKELMAEIKSQI